A single Micromonospora luteifusca DNA region contains:
- a CDS encoding sensor histidine kinase, protein MAGRAVTPGRLRRRLTIAFVLVAGVSAGLLAGGTGLLLRQSWWDASLHEAAADARYQLVLAGQFLPLTEKRSTELLSSFEASGRHVVLVDGPSRPSHPAYAPVLGTRLRATVADGQLGFQRSAPAQRPRLLVVGGRIPGSTAELYVLTVEDDVATDLGQLRTALVAGWVLVVLLAAGVGHALARRTLEPVGRASRAARALTEGLLATRLPVRGHDEFSVWAASFNEMAEALESKIAALSAAQARERRFTADVAHELRTPVTALVAAASLLREHLDQLPDDARPAAQLLVGDVVRLRRLVEDLMEISRLDAGREQPAVGPVDAAALLHGIVSTRGWSQRVRVGGDQVTLRTDPRRLERVLANLVTNAIEHGGGEIRATVTDADPLVVFEVSDQGPGIPAEHLPRVFDRFHKVDPSRSAPGSGLGLAIAWEHTALLGGALSVRSGPGTGTRFRLELPARGPAEPPSDDGEQRDTSVGPAAGGVR, encoded by the coding sequence ATGGCCGGACGCGCGGTGACCCCGGGCCGTCTGCGGCGCCGGCTGACGATCGCGTTCGTTCTGGTCGCCGGGGTCTCGGCCGGGCTGCTCGCCGGCGGGACCGGGCTGCTGTTGCGACAGTCCTGGTGGGACGCGTCGCTGCACGAGGCCGCCGCCGACGCCCGCTACCAACTCGTCCTCGCCGGGCAGTTCCTGCCGCTGACCGAGAAACGCAGCACGGAACTGCTCAGCAGCTTCGAGGCCAGCGGCCGGCACGTGGTGCTCGTCGACGGCCCGAGCCGTCCCTCGCACCCTGCGTACGCCCCGGTGCTGGGCACCCGGTTGCGGGCCACGGTCGCGGACGGGCAACTCGGCTTCCAGCGCTCCGCGCCGGCGCAACGTCCTCGGCTGCTGGTCGTCGGTGGGCGCATTCCCGGTTCGACGGCCGAGCTGTACGTGCTCACCGTGGAGGACGACGTCGCCACCGACCTGGGCCAGCTGCGCACCGCGCTGGTGGCCGGCTGGGTGCTCGTGGTGCTGCTCGCCGCCGGAGTGGGTCATGCGCTGGCCCGCCGCACGTTGGAGCCGGTGGGTCGAGCCAGCCGGGCGGCCCGCGCACTAACCGAGGGCCTGCTCGCCACCCGCCTGCCGGTACGCGGGCACGACGAGTTCAGCGTCTGGGCGGCGTCGTTCAACGAGATGGCCGAGGCACTGGAGTCGAAGATTGCCGCACTGTCGGCCGCGCAGGCCCGCGAGCGGCGGTTCACCGCCGACGTCGCGCACGAGCTGCGTACCCCGGTGACCGCGCTGGTGGCCGCGGCGTCGCTGCTGCGCGAGCACCTCGACCAGTTGCCCGACGACGCCCGACCGGCCGCCCAACTGTTGGTCGGCGACGTGGTCCGGCTGCGCCGGCTGGTCGAGGACCTGATGGAGATCTCCCGGCTGGACGCCGGGCGCGAGCAGCCGGCCGTCGGGCCCGTCGACGCGGCGGCGCTGCTGCACGGGATCGTCAGCACGCGGGGCTGGTCGCAGCGGGTGCGGGTCGGCGGAGATCAGGTCACGCTCCGCACCGACCCGCGTCGCCTGGAGCGGGTGCTGGCGAACCTGGTCACCAACGCGATCGAGCATGGCGGCGGGGAGATCCGGGCCACCGTGACCGATGCGGACCCGCTGGTCGTCTTCGAGGTCAGCGACCAGGGGCCGGGCATCCCAGCCGAGCACCTGCCCCGCGTGTTCGACCGGTTCCACAAGGTCGACCCGTCGCGCTCCGCACCGGGCAGTGGCCTCGGGTTGGCCATCGCGTGGGAACACACCGCCCTGCTGGGCGGGGCGCTGAGCGTACGCAGCGGGCCCGGCACCGGCACCCGTTTCCGCCTGGAGCTGCCGGCCCGTGGTCCCGCCGAACCACCGAGCGACGACGGCGAGCAACGGGACACCAGCGTCGGCCCGGCGGCGGGCGGTGTGCGGTGA
- a CDS encoding response regulator transcription factor, with the protein MEGRVLVVEDDTSIREVTALGLRRAGFRVDTAADGRQALAAWRSHPVDLIVLDVMLPGLDGLEVCREIRRTSQVPILMLTARTDTIDVVVGLECGADDYLRKPFDLPELVARVRSVLRRVNAPVASTIIEVGSLTIDPGSFVVHRHGREVALTSTEFRLLLELARRPGQVFTRELLLDLVWNHSFLGDSRLVDVAVQRLRAKIEDDPARPRLIHTVRGAGYKLSTG; encoded by the coding sequence ATGGAGGGCCGTGTGCTGGTGGTCGAGGACGACACCTCCATCCGGGAGGTCACCGCCCTCGGTCTGCGCCGCGCCGGCTTCCGGGTCGACACCGCCGCCGACGGGCGGCAGGCCCTCGCGGCATGGAGATCCCACCCGGTCGATCTGATCGTCCTCGACGTCATGCTGCCCGGTCTGGACGGCCTGGAGGTCTGCCGGGAGATCCGGCGCACCAGCCAGGTGCCGATCCTGATGCTGACCGCGCGCACCGACACGATCGACGTGGTGGTGGGGCTGGAGTGCGGCGCGGACGACTACCTGCGTAAGCCCTTCGACCTGCCGGAGTTGGTGGCCCGGGTCCGCTCGGTTCTGCGCAGGGTGAACGCGCCGGTCGCGTCGACGATCATCGAGGTCGGCAGCCTGACGATCGACCCGGGCAGCTTCGTGGTCCACCGGCACGGCCGGGAGGTGGCACTGACCTCCACCGAGTTCCGCCTGTTACTGGAACTGGCCCGCCGACCCGGCCAGGTCTTCACCCGGGAGCTGCTACTGGACCTGGTCTGGAACCACAGCTTCCTCGGCGACTCCCGACTGGTCGACGTGGCGGTGCAGCGGCTGCGCGCCAAGATCGAGGACGACCCGGCGCGGCCACGGCTGATCCATACGGTGCGCGGCGCCGGCTACAAGTTGTCCACGGGCTGA
- a CDS encoding L-rhamnose mutarotase encodes MIRLRPEQRETYLRLHAAVWPSVEQTLREANFRNYTIFLHGDLLFGYYEYVGDDYDADLRFIAADPQTQEWWKLTDPCQESIAEPGSGDWWAPMREIWHLTDETVAEAPDQARQAANS; translated from the coding sequence GTGATCCGACTCCGCCCGGAACAGCGGGAAACCTACCTGCGGTTACACGCCGCCGTCTGGCCGAGCGTCGAGCAGACGCTACGCGAGGCGAACTTCCGCAACTACACCATCTTTCTGCACGGCGACCTGCTCTTCGGCTACTACGAGTACGTGGGCGACGACTACGACGCCGACCTGCGGTTCATCGCCGCGGACCCGCAGACGCAGGAGTGGTGGAAGCTGACCGACCCGTGCCAGGAGTCGATCGCCGAGCCCGGATCGGGGGACTGGTGGGCCCCGATGCGGGAGATCTGGCACCTGACCGACGAGACGGTCGCAGAGGCACCTGACCAGGCCCGACAGGCCGCCAACAGCTGA
- a CDS encoding AMIN-like domain-containing (lipo)protein, with translation MRIRSALTALAVVLAGLIAGAGSSSAAGTTTGSAYCGITWGSAEKSAGALSSAPLIDVRTGRHDCYDRVVFEFAGPVDGYAVAYGETWTEGEGLALSPYTAGGALLRVSLRAPAYDDAHQGTVPYAVGAHVANLLRYPTLRDVVFGGSFEGYSTFAVGVRARLPFRTFVLAGPGTHSRIVLDVAHQWQE, from the coding sequence ATGAGGATCAGGAGCGCACTGACAGCGTTGGCGGTCGTACTCGCCGGGCTGATCGCCGGCGCGGGCAGCAGCAGCGCCGCGGGCACCACGACCGGGTCGGCCTACTGCGGGATCACCTGGGGCAGCGCGGAGAAGTCGGCCGGTGCGCTGAGCAGCGCCCCGCTGATCGACGTGCGGACCGGTCGGCACGACTGCTACGACCGGGTGGTGTTCGAGTTCGCCGGCCCGGTCGACGGTTACGCGGTCGCCTACGGCGAGACCTGGACCGAGGGCGAAGGACTGGCGCTGTCGCCGTACACCGCCGGGGGCGCGCTGCTGCGGGTCTCCCTGCGGGCCCCCGCGTACGACGACGCCCACCAGGGCACCGTGCCGTACGCGGTCGGTGCGCACGTCGCGAACCTGCTGCGCTATCCGACGCTGCGCGACGTCGTCTTCGGCGGCAGCTTCGAGGGCTACAGCACCTTCGCGGTCGGCGTACGTGCGCGGTTGCCGTTCCGCACCTTCGTGCTCGCCGGACCCGGGACACACAGTCGGATCGTGCTCGACGTCGCCCACCAGTGGCAGGAGTGA
- a CDS encoding snapalysin family zinc-dependent metalloprotease — protein sequence MFRPQLRRAAQAVLVAVLVAAGVQLATGAPAAAVRTVYYDASRTGEFRTNFDQAAQIWNSRVSTVRLQPGTPASITIYVDDGWPRAQPTGLGSGRIWMGRTAVNQGYDRNRIAAHEIGHILGLPDRRTGLCSDLMSGSSAPVSCRNANPSSAEASRVNALFAGTLAAPASTTYTWNGAADVGPTVVGGRPATENYPFMVYVSGCTGTLITGNWAVTAKHCSTPSSVRVGSVNRSSGGTVVRVTRAVNHPSVDVKLLQLASSVAYAPAPIPSTSGAVGAATRIIGWGQTCARPGCGSAPAVANELDTSIVADSRCSGINGPYEICTNNTNGNSGACYGDSGGPQVRRVNGVWNLIGATSRAGNNNSTCATGPSIYVDLPSIRSWISTQVGGLPV from the coding sequence ATGTTCCGACCACAACTGAGACGCGCGGCGCAGGCCGTGCTGGTGGCGGTGCTGGTGGCAGCCGGTGTCCAGCTCGCCACCGGCGCCCCGGCCGCCGCGGTGCGGACCGTCTACTACGACGCGAGCCGGACCGGCGAGTTCCGCACCAACTTCGACCAGGCTGCGCAGATCTGGAACAGCCGGGTCAGCACCGTCCGGCTCCAGCCCGGCACGCCGGCCAGCATCACCATCTACGTCGACGACGGCTGGCCCCGGGCACAGCCGACCGGCCTCGGCTCGGGACGGATCTGGATGGGCCGCACCGCCGTCAACCAGGGGTACGACCGCAACCGCATCGCCGCCCACGAGATCGGCCACATCCTGGGCCTGCCGGACCGACGCACCGGCCTCTGCTCCGACCTGATGTCCGGCAGCAGCGCGCCGGTCTCCTGCCGCAACGCGAACCCCAGCTCCGCCGAGGCGAGTCGGGTGAACGCGCTGTTCGCCGGCACCCTGGCCGCGCCGGCCAGCACGACGTACACCTGGAACGGCGCCGCCGACGTCGGCCCGACGGTGGTCGGCGGCCGGCCGGCGACGGAGAACTACCCGTTCATGGTGTACGTCTCCGGCTGCACCGGCACGCTGATCACGGGCAACTGGGCGGTCACCGCCAAGCACTGCTCGACGCCGTCGTCGGTGCGGGTGGGCAGCGTCAACCGCAGCAGCGGCGGGACGGTGGTGCGGGTGACCCGCGCGGTCAACCACCCGAGCGTCGACGTCAAACTGCTGCAACTCGCCAGCTCGGTCGCGTACGCCCCGGCACCGATCCCGAGCACCTCCGGCGCGGTCGGCGCCGCCACCCGGATCATCGGCTGGGGTCAGACCTGCGCCCGCCCGGGCTGCGGATCGGCCCCTGCGGTCGCCAACGAATTGGACACGTCCATCGTGGCCGACAGCCGGTGCTCCGGCATCAACGGCCCGTACGAGATCTGCACCAACAACACCAACGGCAACTCGGGCGCCTGCTACGGCGACTCGGGCGGCCCGCAGGTGCGCCGCGTGAACGGAGTGTGGAACCTGATCGGCGCGACCAGTCGGGCCGGCAACAACAACTCCACCTGCGCCACCGGCCCGTCCATCTACGTCGACCTGCCCTCGATTCGATCCTGGATTTCCACCCAGGTCGGCGGCCTGCCCGTCTGA
- a CDS encoding DUF3152 domain-containing protein → MSTKVTRRWSTASAALLLVVALLTGCGLPAAGQSPTVPVGAGPLLGGPPSDTASGRPPASAGNAGVASSSAPVTPVSYPATGGNRWSVASAETAPGRATGGRLLRYRVAVERDIRGMAVGDIATAVSATLNDPHGWTAGGTWRLRRVGADETTDFTIYLATPGTRDTLCQDQPDGYTSCRNGDRVVLNVARWVSGVPGYGASLATYRQYMVNHEVGHRLGFGHERCPGRGQPAPVMQQQTLGLHGCTANAWPYPEGKRRYSGPVGAYDDEIPRREGSYPAH, encoded by the coding sequence ATGTCGACGAAGGTTACCCGCCGGTGGAGTACCGCCTCAGCGGCGTTGCTGCTGGTGGTGGCGCTGCTCACCGGCTGTGGGCTGCCGGCCGCCGGGCAGTCCCCGACCGTTCCCGTCGGCGCCGGACCGCTGCTTGGCGGGCCGCCCTCGGACACCGCTTCCGGCCGGCCACCCGCAAGCGCCGGGAACGCTGGTGTCGCGTCCAGTTCCGCGCCTGTCACCCCGGTCAGCTACCCCGCCACCGGTGGCAACCGCTGGTCGGTGGCGTCCGCCGAGACGGCACCCGGACGCGCGACCGGCGGCCGGTTACTGCGCTACCGGGTGGCCGTGGAGCGCGACATCCGGGGCATGGCGGTGGGTGACATCGCCACGGCGGTGTCCGCGACGTTGAACGACCCACACGGGTGGACGGCCGGTGGGACGTGGCGGTTGCGCCGGGTGGGTGCCGATGAGACGACAGACTTCACCATCTACCTGGCGACCCCCGGCACCCGCGACACGCTGTGCCAGGACCAGCCGGACGGCTACACCTCGTGTCGCAACGGTGACCGAGTGGTGCTCAACGTCGCACGCTGGGTCAGCGGAGTGCCGGGCTACGGCGCGAGCCTGGCCACCTATCGGCAGTACATGGTCAACCACGAGGTGGGGCACCGGCTCGGGTTCGGTCATGAGCGGTGCCCGGGGCGGGGTCAGCCGGCGCCGGTGATGCAGCAGCAGACGCTGGGCCTGCACGGCTGCACCGCGAACGCCTGGCCGTATCCCGAGGGCAAGCGCCGCTACAGCGGGCCGGTCGGGGCTTACGACGACGAGATCCCGCGGCGCGAGGGTTCCTACCCGGCGCACTGA
- a CDS encoding SigE family RNA polymerase sigma factor, translating to MARGDAEFVEFARAATARLVHAAFLMTGDHHQAEDAAQTALVRTYASWSRIHDDDAYGYARRTLVNHLVDGWRRPMREYPTDEVPQQRRGDVADEVATRRWLVTILGALSPRERAIVVLRYYFDLPEAQVARELAVSVGTVKSTSSRALEKLRAAAPQTADQEARR from the coding sequence GTGGCGCGCGGTGACGCGGAGTTCGTCGAGTTCGCGCGGGCGGCGACCGCGCGATTGGTGCACGCCGCGTTCCTGATGACCGGCGACCACCACCAGGCTGAGGACGCCGCACAGACCGCCCTGGTCCGCACCTACGCCTCGTGGTCGCGGATCCACGACGACGACGCCTACGGGTACGCCCGCCGCACCCTGGTCAACCACCTGGTCGACGGGTGGCGGCGGCCGATGCGGGAGTATCCGACCGACGAGGTGCCCCAGCAGCGGCGCGGCGACGTGGCCGACGAGGTGGCCACCCGGCGCTGGTTGGTCACCATCCTCGGCGCGCTCAGCCCCCGCGAGCGGGCCATCGTCGTGCTGCGCTACTACTTCGACCTTCCGGAGGCGCAGGTGGCCCGCGAGCTCGCCGTTTCCGTCGGCACGGTCAAGAGCACCAGCTCGCGAGCCTTGGAGAAGCTGCGCGCCGCCGCGCCGCAGACGGCTGATCAGGAGGCGCGCCGGTGA
- a CDS encoding ATP-binding protein — MTAPSVDLFSGGGDTGRLMAELDWARTPLGPVTGWPQSLRVAVRMVLSSRYPMLLLWGDSYSQLYNDAYSQLIGDKHPAALGDDVRVTLAEGWDVLAPLIQQATTTGVASWVPALRLLLERAGYREEAYFSVSHAPARDDDGRIVGVLTVCSEVTEQVVGERRLRLLRDLSVLGDGRTVDVHATGARLIDAIAGHPLDVPFAAIYLRDGALLRRIACTGGDQGYAGALPGIVELADPGPVAYGWGLPDAAQGRPAQVSDVADRLPLPGGPWNDPVRTALALPLPSGDGSQPLGVLLVGVSPSRGLDEAYRSFDQLVAQQISVALRNAQEYEQERRRVEALAELDRVKTEFFANVSHEFRTPLTLILGPLADALTDATAPLASAQRERLETSWRNATRLLTLVNSLLTFSSLEAGRARSDARVVDLAALTAELAGVFRAAVERAGLTLEVSCPPLPRPVALDPVNWERIVTNLLSNALKYTFIGRIRVALAADDEEVRLTVADTGIGIAETELPKLFERFHRVRGARSRSHEGTGIGLALVHELARLEGGEVRVASRVGVGSTFTVALPWSAAHRAAVDGPAVDGRGDAARAAVEEAMGWLTEPGGSLSEPDRASGPAMDELAGARILVADDNTDMRAYLSRLLTGQGWRVRAVTDGQQALDEVRRELPDLVLTDVMMPVLDGFDLVRRLRADPATRALPVLVLSARAGGQASVEGLSLGADDYLVKPFAAAELIARIRAAIRRARIHPAGDATPPAVDAAASPALPDAVTTVAPDPAVKPALIATAALANPAHPSHSAVTDVPVAAETRTDRDGLGDILDVGWTYPSAPTSASAMRRDVRLTLGDLDVDPDVLEDLLLAASEAMNNAVEHAQRPSRPEVRVRVQVGGGLIRISVRDFGTWRDRRPAMDRGRGALLMNAYGDVRLVSSAEGTTVTIDRHVADPA; from the coding sequence GTGACAGCACCCAGCGTCGACCTGTTCAGCGGCGGCGGTGACACCGGCCGGTTGATGGCGGAACTGGACTGGGCCCGCACCCCTCTCGGCCCGGTGACCGGCTGGCCGCAGAGCCTGCGCGTCGCGGTCCGGATGGTGCTCTCCTCCCGGTACCCCATGCTGCTGCTCTGGGGAGACAGCTACTCCCAGCTCTACAACGACGCGTACTCGCAGCTCATCGGCGACAAGCACCCGGCCGCGCTCGGCGACGACGTGCGGGTGACCCTGGCCGAGGGCTGGGACGTGCTCGCCCCGCTGATCCAGCAGGCCACCACGACCGGAGTCGCGAGCTGGGTCCCCGCTCTGCGGCTGCTGCTGGAGCGGGCCGGCTACCGCGAGGAGGCGTACTTCAGCGTCTCGCACGCCCCGGCCCGCGACGACGACGGCCGCATCGTCGGCGTGCTGACCGTCTGCAGCGAGGTCACCGAGCAGGTCGTCGGCGAACGCCGCCTGCGCCTTCTGCGTGACCTGTCCGTTCTCGGCGACGGTCGCACCGTCGACGTGCACGCCACCGGCGCTCGGCTCATCGACGCGATCGCCGGCCATCCGCTGGACGTGCCGTTCGCCGCCATCTACCTGCGCGACGGCGCCCTCCTGCGCCGCATCGCCTGCACCGGCGGCGACCAGGGGTACGCGGGAGCACTGCCGGGCATCGTCGAGCTGGCCGACCCCGGCCCCGTCGCGTACGGCTGGGGGCTGCCCGATGCCGCCCAGGGCCGACCGGCCCAGGTGTCCGACGTCGCCGACCGGCTGCCACTGCCCGGCGGCCCGTGGAATGACCCGGTCCGCACCGCGCTGGCGCTACCGCTGCCCTCGGGCGACGGGTCTCAGCCGCTCGGTGTCCTGCTGGTCGGGGTCAGTCCCAGCCGAGGGCTCGACGAGGCGTACCGGTCCTTCGACCAACTCGTGGCCCAGCAGATCTCCGTGGCCCTGCGCAACGCCCAGGAGTACGAGCAGGAGAGGCGCCGGGTCGAGGCGCTTGCCGAGCTGGACCGGGTGAAGACCGAGTTCTTCGCCAACGTCAGTCACGAGTTCCGTACCCCCCTGACCCTCATCCTCGGCCCGCTGGCCGACGCCCTCACCGACGCCACCGCGCCGCTGGCATCGGCGCAGCGGGAGCGGTTGGAAACCTCCTGGCGTAATGCCACCCGGCTGTTGACTCTGGTCAACAGCCTGCTCACCTTCTCCAGCCTGGAGGCCGGACGAGCCCGCAGCGACGCCCGGGTGGTGGACCTGGCCGCGCTCACGGCCGAACTCGCCGGCGTGTTCCGGGCCGCCGTCGAGCGGGCCGGGCTGACTCTCGAGGTGAGCTGCCCGCCGCTGCCCCGGCCGGTCGCCCTCGATCCGGTCAACTGGGAACGCATCGTCACGAACCTGTTGTCCAACGCCCTGAAGTACACGTTCATCGGCCGAATCCGGGTCGCCCTGGCCGCCGACGACGAGGAGGTACGCCTCACCGTCGCGGACACCGGCATCGGCATCGCCGAAACGGAGCTGCCGAAGCTCTTCGAACGCTTCCACCGGGTGCGGGGCGCCCGCTCACGCAGCCACGAGGGCACGGGCATCGGCCTGGCGCTGGTGCATGAGCTGGCCCGGTTGGAGGGCGGTGAGGTCCGGGTGGCGAGCCGAGTGGGCGTCGGCAGCACCTTCACCGTGGCGCTGCCCTGGTCGGCGGCGCACCGCGCGGCGGTGGACGGGCCAGCGGTGGACGGGCGGGGCGACGCCGCCCGCGCCGCCGTGGAGGAGGCGATGGGCTGGCTCACCGAGCCGGGCGGCAGTCTGTCCGAGCCCGACCGCGCGTCCGGACCGGCCATGGACGAGCTGGCCGGGGCGCGGATCCTGGTCGCCGACGACAACACCGACATGCGGGCGTACCTCAGCCGGCTGCTCACCGGGCAGGGCTGGCGGGTGCGGGCCGTCACCGACGGCCAGCAGGCCCTCGACGAGGTGCGCCGCGAACTACCGGACCTCGTCCTCACCGACGTGATGATGCCGGTGCTGGACGGCTTCGACCTGGTACGCCGGCTACGCGCGGACCCGGCGACCCGGGCGCTGCCGGTGCTGGTGCTCTCCGCCCGTGCCGGCGGGCAGGCCAGCGTGGAGGGCCTGAGCCTGGGTGCCGACGACTACCTGGTGAAGCCGTTCGCGGCGGCCGAGCTGATCGCCCGGATCCGTGCAGCCATCCGGCGGGCCCGCATCCACCCGGCCGGCGACGCGACCCCACCGGCAGTCGACGCCGCGGCGTCGCCCGCGCTCCCCGACGCGGTCACCACCGTCGCGCCGGACCCGGCGGTCAAGCCAGCTCTGATCGCGACTGCGGCGCTCGCAAACCCGGCTCACCCCTCGCACTCAGCCGTCACGGATGTGCCCGTGGCCGCGGAGACCCGGACCGACCGGGACGGGTTGGGCGACATTCTGGACGTCGGATGGACGTACCCGTCCGCACCCACCTCGGCCTCGGCGATGCGCCGGGATGTCCGGCTGACGCTGGGCGACCTCGACGTCGACCCGGACGTGCTGGAGGATCTTCTGCTCGCCGCGTCCGAGGCGATGAACAACGCTGTCGAACATGCGCAGCGGCCCAGCCGTCCGGAGGTGCGGGTGCGGGTCCAGGTGGGCGGAGGGCTGATCCGGATCTCGGTGCGGGACTTCGGCACGTGGCGGGACCGCCGGCCGGCGATGGACCGGGGCCGGGGCGCACTGCTGATGAACGCCTACGGCGACGTCCGCCTGGTCTCCAGCGCCGAGGGGACGACGGTGACCATCGATCGACACGTGGCCGACCCGGCCTGA
- a CDS encoding transposase, producing MSHVDPWQTVKASALVDTVSFARLPAQAGPGEAGQHPHGRVGGCATSSPTSSVTTHRANTLWSISYSVGSVSAAPLSVVRQYIEQQNRPV from the coding sequence GTGTCCCATGTCGATCCATGGCAGACCGTGAAGGCATCCGCACTGGTAGACACTGTGTCTTTTGCTCGACTTCCCGCCCAAGCTGGCCCTGGCGAAGCTGGTCAACACCCTCACGGGCGTGTCGGCGGATGCGCCACGAGTTCCCCGACCTCGTCCGTCACCACCCACCGGGCCAACACGCTCTGGTCAATCTCGTACTCTGTGGGCTCCGTGAGCGCGGCACCGCTGAGCGTCGTGCGTCAGTACATCGAGCAGCAGAACCGCCCGGTTTAA
- a CDS encoding RNA-guided endonuclease InsQ/TnpB family protein — protein sequence MQLRYNFRVYPDAVQRAALARAFGCARVVFNDGLRLRQQAREAGEEYVSDADLSKRVITQAKTTPERVWLGEVSAAVLQQALADLNMAYRNFFSSITGKRKGRKVAPPRFRSSKDNRQAIRFTKNSRFKVLDNGRLRLPKIGDVPIRWSRSLPSEASSVTVIRDAAGRYFASFVVHTTDAPLPETDSEIGIDLGLTHFAVMSDGTKVTAPKFLRRAARKLKRLQQDLSRKTKGSNRRKKAVVKVARAHARVADTRRDWQHKLSTSIIRDNQAVYVEDLCVVGLGRTRLAKSVHDAGWSSFTGMLEYKAARYGRTFARVDRFFPSTRMCSNCGRVNDKIALNVRAWACPCGAAHDRDVNAAKNVKAAGQADFNDRGAQIRPASVLAPRREAVTHPDAACSTRSVEGISVL from the coding sequence GTGCAGCTTCGTTACAACTTCCGGGTCTATCCGGACGCCGTTCAGCGCGCCGCGTTGGCGAGAGCGTTCGGGTGTGCCCGGGTGGTGTTCAACGACGGGCTGCGCCTGCGTCAGCAGGCACGCGAGGCGGGCGAGGAGTACGTCTCGGACGCCGACTTGTCCAAGCGGGTCATCACCCAGGCCAAGACCACGCCGGAACGGGTGTGGCTGGGCGAGGTGTCCGCCGCGGTCCTACAGCAGGCACTCGCGGATCTGAACATGGCGTACCGCAACTTCTTCTCCTCGATCACCGGCAAGCGCAAGGGCCGCAAGGTGGCACCGCCCCGGTTCCGGTCGAGCAAGGACAACCGGCAAGCAATCCGATTCACCAAGAACAGCCGGTTCAAGGTCCTCGACAACGGCCGACTTCGGCTGCCAAAGATCGGCGACGTGCCGATTCGGTGGTCACGTAGCCTGCCGTCCGAGGCCAGCTCGGTCACGGTGATCCGGGACGCGGCCGGGCGGTACTTCGCCTCGTTCGTCGTGCACACCACCGACGCGCCGCTGCCGGAGACGGACTCCGAGATCGGTATCGACCTGGGCCTGACCCACTTCGCGGTCATGTCCGACGGCACAAAGGTGACCGCACCGAAGTTCCTGCGCCGCGCGGCCCGAAAGCTCAAGCGGTTGCAGCAAGACCTGTCCCGCAAGACCAAGGGCAGCAACCGCCGTAAAAAGGCCGTGGTCAAGGTGGCCCGCGCTCATGCACGGGTGGCCGACACCCGACGGGATTGGCAGCACAAGCTCTCGACATCGATCATCCGCGACAACCAAGCGGTGTACGTCGAGGACCTGTGCGTGGTCGGTCTCGGCAGGACCCGGCTCGCGAAGTCCGTGCACGACGCTGGATGGTCGTCGTTCACGGGCATGCTGGAGTACAAGGCTGCCCGGTACGGGCGCACCTTCGCCCGAGTGGACAGGTTCTTCCCGTCGACCCGGATGTGCTCCAACTGCGGTCGGGTCAACGACAAAATAGCGTTGAACGTCCGAGCGTGGGCCTGCCCGTGCGGCGCAGCCCACGACCGGGACGTCAACGCCGCGAAGAACGTCAAGGCCGCCGGGCAGGCGGACTTCAACGACCGTGGAGCGCAGATAAGACCAGCATCCGTGCTGGCACCGCGCCGCGAAGCGGTAACCCACCCAGACGCCGCGTGTTCCACACGCAGCGTGGAGGGAATCTCCGTCCTTTAG
- a CDS encoding M28 family peptidase — translation MKAYWDSLGLQPEENVEGQGRSDDYYFQQAGIPTSGYAAGASARKSSAQAAKWGGTANSAYDPCYHRACDTTANVSATVLNRAADGVAYALWQLAVGGTGGCAGGQVIGNGGFESGSTPWTASSGVITTASGQPARTGSYKAWLNGSGRTRTHTLSQSVTVPAGCATYTLSFWLHIDTAETTGSTAYDRLTVRVGSTTLATYSNLNAAAGYAQRSFNVAGFAGQTVTLTFTGTEDSSLQTSFVIDDVTLQAS, via the coding sequence CTGAAGGCGTACTGGGACTCGTTGGGTCTGCAACCGGAGGAGAACGTCGAGGGCCAGGGCCGCTCCGACGACTACTACTTCCAGCAGGCGGGCATCCCCACCTCGGGCTACGCGGCGGGAGCCAGCGCCCGCAAGAGCAGCGCCCAGGCGGCCAAGTGGGGCGGTACCGCCAACTCCGCATACGACCCGTGTTACCACCGGGCCTGCGACACCACCGCCAACGTCAGCGCCACCGTGCTGAACCGGGCGGCCGACGGTGTCGCGTACGCCCTGTGGCAGCTCGCCGTGGGCGGCACCGGCGGCTGTGCCGGTGGCCAGGTGATCGGGAACGGCGGCTTCGAGAGCGGCAGCACGCCGTGGACCGCGTCGTCCGGCGTGATCACCACTGCCAGCGGTCAGCCGGCCCGGACCGGGTCGTACAAGGCGTGGCTCAACGGGTCCGGCCGCACCCGGACCCACACCCTGTCGCAGTCGGTGACCGTCCCGGCCGGCTGCGCCACCTACACGCTGTCGTTCTGGCTGCACATCGACACCGCCGAGACCACCGGCTCCACGGCGTACGACCGGCTGACCGTGCGGGTGGGTTCGACCACGCTGGCGACGTACTCGAATCTCAACGCCGCCGCCGGTTACGCCCAGCGCAGCTTCAACGTGGCCGGCTTCGCCGGGCAGACGGTGACGCTGACGTTCACCGGCACCGAGGACTCGTCGTTGCAGACCAGCTTCGTGATCGACGACGTGACGTTGCAGGCGAGCTGA